From the genome of Stigmatella aurantiaca, one region includes:
- a CDS encoding sigma 54-interacting transcriptional regulator, with translation MPPSDRNRTTLSLPAVDQERNAEGTAEGGNLQETLPYEHARLPGSTPVVRRFRLTIVEGPGMGAIWESASDVCSIGSHPLNDFPLDDSTVSRFHCEVRIGPKGSRVKDLDSTNGVIVDGVQVADAYLRGGSLLRLGRMVLRFDFSSETNRLQISENMRFGSLIGTSVAMRACFALLERASARDVTVLLEGETGTGKSQAALAIHQAGSRRDKPFIVVDCGAIPSNLLESELFGHEKGAFTGAMVRRAGAFEEAHGGTVFLDEIGELPPELQPKLLRVLETREIRRVGSNTYQPVDIRLIAATHRDLRAEVNAGRFRSDLFFRLAVLRILQPSLRQRPEDLPLLVDGILSALGADPERTGALRTPEFIARLRHAAWPGNVRELRNYLERCLVFEDALALSEEEAGPGGPMELDPGKPYADQRRRVVDDFERRYLRVLLEKHQGKVAQAAVTAGMDRVHLYRLLRRHGIKP, from the coding sequence ATGCCTCCGTCAGACCGGAACCGCACGACCCTGTCCCTGCCGGCCGTGGACCAGGAGAGGAACGCCGAGGGCACGGCCGAGGGCGGCAACCTCCAGGAGACGCTCCCCTACGAGCACGCGCGGCTGCCCGGCTCCACGCCCGTGGTGCGCCGCTTCCGGCTCACCATCGTCGAGGGCCCGGGCATGGGCGCCATCTGGGAGTCCGCCTCGGACGTGTGCTCCATCGGCTCGCACCCGCTCAACGACTTCCCGCTGGATGACTCCACCGTGTCGCGCTTCCACTGCGAGGTGCGCATCGGGCCCAAGGGCTCCCGGGTGAAGGACCTGGACAGCACCAACGGCGTCATCGTCGATGGGGTGCAGGTGGCGGACGCGTACCTGCGCGGCGGCAGCCTGCTGCGGCTGGGGCGTATGGTGCTGCGCTTCGACTTCAGCTCGGAGACCAACCGGCTCCAGATCTCCGAGAACATGCGCTTCGGCTCGCTGATTGGCACCTCGGTGGCCATGCGCGCCTGCTTCGCGCTGCTGGAGCGCGCCTCGGCCCGGGACGTGACGGTGCTCCTGGAGGGGGAGACGGGGACGGGCAAGAGCCAGGCGGCCCTCGCCATCCATCAGGCGGGCAGCCGGCGCGACAAGCCCTTCATCGTCGTGGACTGCGGCGCCATCCCCTCGAACCTCCTGGAGAGCGAGCTGTTCGGCCACGAGAAGGGCGCCTTCACGGGGGCCATGGTCCGGCGCGCGGGGGCCTTCGAGGAGGCCCACGGCGGCACCGTCTTCCTGGACGAGATTGGGGAGCTGCCCCCGGAGCTGCAGCCCAAGCTGTTGCGCGTGCTGGAGACGCGGGAGATCCGCCGCGTGGGCAGCAACACGTACCAGCCGGTGGACATCCGCCTCATCGCCGCCACGCACCGGGACTTGCGCGCGGAGGTGAACGCGGGACGCTTCCGCTCGGACCTCTTCTTCCGGCTGGCGGTGCTGCGCATCCTCCAGCCGTCCCTGCGCCAGCGCCCCGAGGACCTGCCGCTGCTCGTGGATGGCATCCTCTCCGCGCTGGGCGCGGACCCGGAGCGCACGGGCGCGCTGCGCACGCCGGAGTTCATCGCGCGGCTGCGGCACGCGGCGTGGCCCGGCAACGTGCGCGAGCTGCGCAACTACCTGGAGCGGTGCCTCGTCTTCGAGGACGCGCTGGCGCTCTCCGAGGAGGAGGCCGGCCCCGGCGGCCCCATGGAGTTGGATCCGGGCAAGCCCTACGCGGATCAGCGGCGCCGGGTGGTGGATGACTTCGAGCGGCGCTACCTGCGCGTGCTCCTGGAGAAGCACCAGGGCAAGGTGGCCCAGGCCGCGGTGACCGCGGGCATGGACCGGGTACACCTCTACCGGCTGTTGCGCCGCCACGGCATCAAGCCCTGA
- a CDS encoding serine/threonine-protein kinase, giving the protein MSPGGEEALYGEELSPGALVGRWVVEHVHYQGPVSRLYRARDTQTGAAAALKIMHSRFTAAHTALRRFRQEATTLQRLHHPHIVEVLGHGELPDGRPFIAMEWLPGRDLAAELAARGPLSPREALEILEQVGAALEAAHAAGVVHRDLKAHNVVCLRGGAEAVRVKLVDFGVAKDLSPRTPGTSSLTQTGAVLGTPLFMAPEQIRGEPPDARTDLYALGLLLFHLVTGTPPFLGATPHEVEEQHLHAPPPRPSERAPVPAALDAVVHRCLQKRREERYPTVAAMLEALRRAVHGGPGTLAPERTLALYAEACVEGEPDGAALERMDGLLESASAMAREAGLTVRVEGAGCMLAVAVLPAGAREEREARARLLASALALVRIAEAMTSPPHVTLNVTVHVDAARRWREKACGMPSGTGGLLCLSGWAVATPGHALIVTEAALQGLETDFLAEPLREQAPRGHRRVMGLR; this is encoded by the coding sequence ATGAGCCCCGGCGGCGAGGAGGCGCTCTACGGCGAGGAGCTGTCCCCCGGGGCCCTGGTGGGCCGCTGGGTGGTGGAGCACGTCCACTACCAGGGCCCGGTCTCCCGGCTCTACCGCGCGCGGGACACGCAGACAGGGGCCGCCGCGGCCCTGAAGATCATGCACTCGCGCTTCACCGCGGCCCACACCGCGCTGCGCCGCTTCCGCCAGGAGGCCACCACGCTCCAGCGGCTGCACCACCCGCACATCGTCGAGGTGCTGGGCCACGGGGAGCTGCCCGACGGCAGGCCCTTCATCGCCATGGAGTGGCTGCCCGGAAGGGACCTGGCCGCCGAGCTGGCCGCGCGCGGGCCCCTCTCCCCGCGCGAGGCGCTGGAAATCCTGGAGCAGGTGGGCGCCGCGCTCGAGGCGGCGCACGCGGCGGGGGTGGTGCACCGGGACCTGAAGGCGCACAACGTGGTGTGCCTGCGCGGGGGCGCCGAGGCCGTGCGCGTGAAGCTGGTGGACTTCGGGGTGGCCAAGGACTTGTCGCCGCGCACGCCGGGCACCTCCTCCCTCACGCAGACCGGCGCGGTGCTCGGCACCCCGCTGTTCATGGCCCCCGAGCAGATCCGCGGCGAGCCTCCCGACGCGCGCACGGACCTGTATGCCCTGGGCCTCTTGCTGTTCCACCTGGTGACGGGCACGCCGCCCTTCCTGGGCGCCACGCCGCACGAGGTGGAGGAGCAGCACCTGCACGCGCCCCCACCGCGGCCCAGCGAGCGCGCGCCGGTGCCCGCGGCCCTGGACGCGGTGGTCCACCGCTGCCTGCAGAAGCGCCGCGAGGAGCGCTACCCCACCGTGGCGGCGATGCTGGAGGCGCTGCGGCGCGCGGTCCACGGCGGCCCGGGCACGCTCGCCCCCGAGCGCACCCTGGCGCTGTACGCCGAGGCGTGCGTGGAGGGCGAGCCGGACGGCGCCGCGCTGGAGCGGATGGACGGCCTGCTGGAGAGCGCGAGCGCCATGGCGCGCGAGGCGGGGCTCACCGTGCGCGTGGAAGGCGCCGGCTGCATGCTCGCGGTGGCGGTGCTGCCGGCAGGGGCGCGCGAGGAGCGTGAGGCCCGCGCCCGGCTGCTGGCCTCGGCGCTGGCCCTGGTGCGCATCGCCGAGGCGATGACGAGCCCGCCCCACGTCACGCTGAACGTCACCGTGCACGTGGATGCCGCGCGGCGGTGGCGGGAGAAGGCCTGTGGCATGCCCTCGGGCACGGGCGGCCTGCTGTGCCTGTCGGGCTGGGCGGTGGCCACGCCCGGCCATGCGCTCATCGTCACCGAGGCGGCGCTGCAGGGGCTGGAGACGGACTTCCTCGCCGAGCCCCTGCGGGAGCAGGCCCCCCGGGGCCACCGCCGCGTCATGGGCCTGCGGTGA